In one Dama dama isolate Ldn47 chromosome 5, ASM3311817v1, whole genome shotgun sequence genomic region, the following are encoded:
- the LOC133055934 gene encoding olfactory receptor-like protein DTMT, with the protein MTGRNQTIVSEFLLLGLPIESKHQNLFYALFLAMYVTTVMGNLLIIILICLDPHLHTPMYLFLSHLSFSDLCFSSVTMPKLLQDMQSQDLSIPYAGCLTQMYFFLFFGDLEDFLLVAMAYDRYLAICFPLHYTTVMSPRLCLFLVVLSWVLTTFHAMLHTLLMARLHFCEDKVIPHFFCDMSALLKLSCSDTRVNELVIFFVGGLIIVIPFLLIIMSYARIVSSILKVPSAKGICKAFSTCGSHLTVVSLFYGTIIGLYLCPSANNSTVKETVMSMMYTVVAPMLNPFIYSLRNRDMKGALRRVFCRKKIHFSL; encoded by the coding sequence ATGACAGGAAGGAATCAAACTATTGTCTCAGAATTCCTCCTGCTGGGACTGCCCATCGAGTCAAAGCATCAAAACTTGTTCTACGCCCTGTTCCTGGCCATGTACGTTACCACCGTCATGGGGAACCTTCTCATCATCATCCTCATTTGCCTGgacccccacctccacacacCCATGTATTTGTTTCTCAGTCACCTGTCtttctctgacctctgcttctccTCTGTCACGATGCCCAAATTGCTTCAGGACATGCAGAGCCAAGACTTGTCCATCCCCTATGCTGGCTGCCTGACACAAATGTACTTCTTCCTGTTCTTTGGAGACCTAGAGGACTTCCTCCTTGTggccatggcctatgaccgctacttGGCCATCTGCTTCCCCCTGCACTACACCACCGTCATGAGCCCCAGGCTCTGTCTCTTCCTGGTGGTGCTGTCCTGGGTGCTGACCACATTTCATGCCATGTTACACACCCTGCTCATGGCCAGGCTGCACTTTTGTGAAGACAAGGTGATCCCCCACTTTTTCTGTGACATGTCTGCTCTGCTGAAGCTGTCCTGCTCTGACACTCGAGTTAATGAGCTGGTGATATTTTTCGTTGGAGGGCTCATTATCGTCATCCCATTCCTACTCATCATCATGTCTTATGCACGAATCGTGTCCTCCATCCTCAAGGTCCCTTCTGCCAAGGGCATCTGCAAAGCCTTCTCCACATGTGGCTCCCACCTCACTGTGGTGTCCCTGTTTTATGGGACAATTATTGGTCTCTACTTGTGCCCATCAGCTAATAATTCTACTGTTAAGGAGACTGTCATGTCTATGATGTACACTGTGGTGgcccccatgctgaaccccttcatctacagcctgaggaacagAGACATGAAGGGAGCTCTGAGAAGAGTCTTTTGTAGAAAGAAAATTCACTTCTCTCTTTGA